From the genome of Amycolatopsis granulosa:
GACCAGCGCCGGCGGCGTACCGCCGGTGAGCGCGTCGCCCAGCACCACCACCGCGACGGTGCCCGGCAGGCTGCCGAGAACGGTACCGACCAGATACGGCCGGAATCCGACCGACAGGATGCCGCAGCAGTATCCCAGCGGTGCGAAGGGAATCACCGGGATCAGCCGCAGTGACGTCACCGCGAGCACCCCGCCACCGGCGAGCCGTTCGTCGACCGCGCGCACCGCTTTCCGTTCCAGGTGACGGGACACCAGGTCCCGGCCGGCCCAGCGGGCGAGGCCGAACCCGAGCGCGCCGGAGATCGCCGTCGCGGTGAGGGCCACCACGATGCCGAGCGCGTCGCCCAGCAGCAGCCCGGCCGCGAGGTTGAACACGGTGCGCGGAATCGGGGCGACGGTGAGTACCGCATAGGCGGCGAGGAACACCAGTGCGGTGACCGGCCCGGCGCCGGCGGCCCAGTCGCGCAGCTCCGCGGGGCTCGGCACGGGAAGCGTGAACGCCGCGAGGACCGCACCCGCGAACAGGACGACCGCGATGATCAGTTTTCGGCGACGGGACACGGCCTCCACGGTAGGGCACACGCGGAAGCGCTCCGGCACCGCCGTGATCCGGTGGCGGCGCGGTCGAGTACCGGGCCGGGACACGGACCCTGCGGGTGTCCACTCCGGACAAGAGTGCTTCCCGGCGCGGGGGTCGCGAAGCGGCAGGTCGTCGACCACCAGCTCGCGGTGGCGGATCCGTTGCCGCGAGCGGTGGGAACACCGGCGGCCGCCGGGGTGTTGACCTTGCCGTGAAGGCCGTGAAGCTGTCCGTGCTCGACCGGTCCCGCACCCGCGAAGGGGGCACGCACGCCGCCGCGCTGCGGGAGACCGTGGCCTTCGCCCGGCAGGCGGAGGAGCTGGGATACCACCGGTTCTGGGTGTCCGAGCACCACAGCGTGCCGGGGGTGGCCGGATCCGCGCCCACCGTCCTGGCCGCGGCCGTCGCCGCCGCCACCTCCCGCATCCGCGTGGGCACCGGTGGCGTGATGCTGCCCAACCACCAGCCGCTCGTCGTGGCCGAACAGTTCGGGGTGCTCGAGGCGCTGCACCCCGGTCGGATCGACATGGGCCTGGGCCGGTCGGTCGGGTTCACCGGCGGGGTGCGGCGCGCCCTCGGCCACGGCAAGGACGACGCCGACCGCTTCGGTGAGCAGGTGCGGCTGCTGCTCGGCTACCTCGACGGCACCCAGCGCGAGCACCCGGGCGTGCACGCCTACCCCGCCGAAGGCGCACCGGTACCGGCTTTCCTGCTCGCCACCGGTGCCGGCGCGGACCTCGCCGCCGAACTCGGCCTGCCCCTGGTGATCGGCGCGGTCCGCGGCGAGGCGGCCATGCTGGAGGCCATCGGCCGCTACCGCGACGGGTTCGTGCCGTCGGCGCGCTGCCCGGCGCCGTACGTGGTGGTCTCGGCGACCGTGGCCGTCGCGGAGACGGCGGAGGCGGCGGAGCGGCTCCTCGTACCGGAAGCGTGGTCGGCGGCCTGGTCCCGCACGCACGGCGTCTTCCCGCCGCTGCGGCCCGCGGGCGAGGTCCTCACCCGGACGATGACCGGCCGCGAACGCACGTT
Proteins encoded in this window:
- a CDS encoding MsnO8 family LLM class oxidoreductase, coding for MKLSVLDRSRTREGGTHAAALRETVAFARQAEELGYHRFWVSEHHSVPGVAGSAPTVLAAAVAAATSRIRVGTGGVMLPNHQPLVVAEQFGVLEALHPGRIDMGLGRSVGFTGGVRRALGHGKDDADRFGEQVRLLLGYLDGTQREHPGVHAYPAEGAPVPAFLLATGAGADLAAELGLPLVIGAVRGEAAMLEAIGRYRDGFVPSARCPAPYVVVSATVAVAETAEAAERLLVPEAWSAAWSRTHGVFPPLRPAGEVLTRTMTGRERTFFDEARQGHLAGTPRDVARKLDALVARTGADEILVTTSTYDRAEMLASYRLLAESVLAAAR
- a CDS encoding VTT domain-containing protein; amino-acid sequence: MSRRRKLIIAVVLFAGAVLAAFTLPVPSPAELRDWAAGAGPVTALVFLAAYAVLTVAPIPRTVFNLAAGLLLGDALGIVVALTATAISGALGFGLARWAGRDLVSRHLERKAVRAVDERLAGGGVLAVTSLRLIPVIPFAPLGYCCGILSVGFRPYLVGTVLGSLPGTVAVVVLGDALTGGTPPALVACYGAFALAGAVGLVRIARGTAYDGRIGQPATLDPVREEIVRAEPGQHMRRVSEE